From a single Adhaeribacter swui genomic region:
- a CDS encoding rod shape-determining protein, with translation MGISNYFMQEIAIDLGTANFLVIQEDKIVVDEPSIVAFNRSSGRVLAIGRKAMQMEGKAHDEIRLVRPLKDGVIADFHAAEQMIKGMLQMINANRKQFFSSFRMVICVPCGITEVEKRAIRDSAEITGAKEVYLIHEPIAAAVGIGLDVQEPTGHMIVDIGGGTTEVAVLALSGIVCDQSLRVAGDNFDADIVDYMRQQYNVLIGQPTAEKIKLAVGAAQTEIQDPPADFAVRGRDLISGLPKQVRVSYYDMAECLDRSLAKIEDAILKTLEITPPELSSDIHQSGIYLTGGGALLRGLDQRIAAKTKLPTHVVEDPLRAVVRGTGIALKNIGRFRFLMR, from the coding sequence ATGGGTATTTCGAATTATTTCATGCAGGAAATTGCGATTGACTTAGGAACCGCCAATTTTCTGGTTATTCAGGAAGATAAAATTGTGGTAGACGAGCCATCTATTGTGGCATTTAACCGGAGTTCCGGGCGCGTGTTGGCTATTGGCCGCAAAGCCATGCAAATGGAAGGAAAAGCGCACGACGAAATCCGCCTGGTGCGCCCTTTAAAAGACGGCGTTATTGCCGATTTTCACGCGGCGGAGCAAATGATTAAGGGCATGTTGCAAATGATTAACGCCAACCGAAAGCAATTTTTTTCTTCTTTTCGCATGGTTATTTGTGTGCCTTGCGGCATTACCGAGGTAGAAAAAAGGGCCATTCGCGATTCAGCCGAAATAACCGGGGCGAAAGAAGTTTACCTGATTCATGAACCCATTGCCGCCGCCGTTGGTATTGGCCTGGACGTGCAGGAACCCACCGGACACATGATTGTGGATATTGGCGGGGGCACCACCGAAGTGGCCGTGCTGGCTTTAAGCGGCATTGTCTGCGACCAATCGTTACGGGTAGCCGGCGACAATTTTGATGCGGATATTGTGGATTATATGCGGCAGCAATACAATGTTTTAATTGGGCAGCCCACGGCAGAAAAAATAAAACTGGCTGTGGGTGCGGCCCAAACCGAAATACAGGATCCGCCCGCTGATTTTGCGGTACGCGGCCGCGACCTAATTAGTGGTCTGCCGAAGCAAGTGCGGGTATCTTATTATGATATGGCCGAATGCCTGGACCGGTCATTAGCCAAGATCGAAGATGCCATTTTAAAAACCCTGGAAATAACCCCCCCGGAGCTTTCCTCCGATATTCACCAGTCGGGCATTTATTTAACAGGAGGAGGCGCCCTGTTGCGGGGTTTAGATCAGCGGATTGCGGCCAAAACCAAACTACCCACGCACGTGGTAGAAGATCCGCTCCGGGCTGTGGTAAGAGGTACCGGTATTGCCCTGAAGAACATTGGCCGCTTCCGGTTTTTGATGCGCTAA
- the rnk gene encoding nucleoside diphosphate kinase regulator — protein MNTIYMTDKDYHRLHSLVQLVSVVRGPQVVKALSKELRRAKVVAAHEIQKDIITMNSTVQIKELKSKEEMEIKIVYPKDSNLAKQRISVLAPVATAVIGCKVGDEVEWPLADETLIYKVEEILYQPEAAGDLHL, from the coding sequence ATGAACACGATATATATGACCGACAAAGATTACCATCGCTTGCACAGTTTGGTGCAACTGGTATCTGTTGTGCGGGGGCCCCAGGTGGTAAAAGCCCTCAGCAAAGAATTAAGGCGGGCCAAAGTAGTGGCCGCCCACGAAATTCAGAAAGATATTATCACCATGAACTCTACTGTGCAAATAAAGGAGCTGAAAAGCAAAGAAGAAATGGAGATAAAAATAGTTTACCCAAAAGATTCTAACCTGGCTAAACAACGAATTTCGGTGTTAGCTCCTGTGGCTACGGCGGTAATAGGCTGCAAGGTAGGCGACGAGGTTGAGTGGCCCCTGGCCGACGAAACTCTTATTTACAAAGTAGAAGAAATCTTGTACCAGCCCGAGGCCGCCGGCGATCTACATCTGTAA
- the rnk gene encoding nucleoside diphosphate kinase regulator, which yields MNTIYLTEKDYQRLLTLVQAQRHVNGTSSVEALGKELKRAKVVAPEEIPVDVITMNSTVRLKELKSKAEMIVTIVYPKEVDLPSRKISVLAPIGTAVLGCRVGDKIDWPLPQGTATYRVEELIYQPEAAGDFHL from the coding sequence ATGAATACCATTTATTTAACCGAAAAAGATTACCAGCGACTACTTACTTTAGTGCAAGCCCAACGCCATGTAAACGGTACCAGCTCCGTAGAAGCCCTTGGAAAAGAGTTAAAACGCGCCAAAGTAGTAGCCCCCGAAGAAATTCCGGTAGATGTAATTACCATGAATTCTACGGTTCGGCTAAAAGAACTAAAGAGTAAGGCCGAGATGATTGTAACCATTGTTTATCCCAAAGAAGTGGATTTGCCTTCCCGGAAAATATCGGTATTAGCCCCAATTGGTACGGCGGTATTAGGGTGCCGCGTTGGCGATAAAATAGATTGGCCTTTGCCCCAAGGTACGGCAACTTACCGGGTAGAAGAGCTTATTTATCAACCGGAAGCCGCCGGCGACTTTCACCTTTAA